AGGTAGAAAGAATTATATATTCTGGTTTCATGATTAACCAGGGGGGAAGGTTGTAATTAACAAGTATGACTGGCCAGGTACTGTGAGAATTACTCATTGAACGATAAGGATTGAATCCATCAGATGCTAAACCTAACCTAACATTTCTAATTTCTCCAGCAAAATCTGGATACTTGGCATCCATAGACTTCCACCCCAGACCATCAGCTGGATGCCTTAACCTCCCATCCCTCTTTCGTGCTAAAGCATGCCATGTCATTAATCTAGACAATTCAGTGTTTAAGAACATTCTTTGCAGCCTTGGTTTCAAAGGAAAATATCTCATCACCTTTACTGGGATTTTATGTTCCTTTGACACATTATTTTTTTCACTACCAGTATCCTTATTTTCAACTTCTCTCCATCTTGAAGCTTCACACGTTTTGCAAAAATCCAGTTTTTCATTTTCACCCCAAAATAACATGCAGTCATTTGGACAAGCATGTATTTTTTGGTAGTCCAGACCTAGATCTTTAATCATACCCTTTGCAGCATTAAAAGAGGATGGTACATTGCAATTTGGGAAAACTTCCTTAATCAACTTAAGCAAATCGCTAAATGCTGACTCACTAAATCCGTGAATACACTTTAGTTGGTAGAGCCTAACTATGAAACTTAATCGAGTGAACTTAAGACACTCAGGATACAAAGGCTGCCCACCCTCCTCAACAAGCCGGTAAAATTTTTTTGCATCGTCATCAAGTCCCTTTCTAACTCCATGTTCACTATCATTATTACAATTCTCATATGTGTTACGTATCATTGCCTCTAACTCATCTGCTAAACCCATACCTATATCACTGTCCATGTTATCATCGACATCATTATTCTTATGGTTTGACACTTCATAAATCCATTCAGTGGACTGTGGACAAACACCATTGCAGATGAGATGTTCCTTTATAACGCTTTCACCATACCAATAACGATTACTACACTTTCTACAAGGACATTTCAACTCATTTCCTGATGCATATTCAGAAAATGCATTTGTAATAAAAGCTTTAACCCCCATCCTATATTTATCACTATATCTTGGAAGTGTTACCCATTTTTCTCCTTCAACATCCATTCTCTACATGATTATTCAAcaaaaaataaattaaacaaaCAAACAGTACTTTATTATGCTTGACAGGTCGTTAACACAAAATATGACAACAAATATTCAAAGAGTTATACTAGCAGGGCATAAACACAAATTTAGAACAAATTCAACTAGCATCATAAAACAGGGCATAAACACAAATTTAAAACAAAAAGCAGAGCTCATAAATTTAAACTAACAAGAAACCCAAAAATTATACTAGATCATAAAAACTCTCAAATAACAGAGCACACACACAAATTTCAGAGCCTTCACACAAATTTCAGtaagaaaaaaatttaaaaatcagtAACAGCAAGAAAAATCTAACCTTCAAATTAAATAACAGCTTTAGCTATTTATAAAAATAACCTTCAAATAACCTGCCAAAATGCATGTCAAAAAATAAATGTgggctatatatacatatatatacatataatcaACAACTTCTAATGCAACTTCTATATGAATCAATTTAATCTATAATCGATTTTACCTCTAATCAATTAAATGTATTATACCTCAAATCGATTTTAGGTATCATCAATTTTAACACAAAGATGAgtatcgagagagagagagagatgagtatAGAGAGAGATGAgtatcgagagagagagagatgagtatAGAGAGAGATGAgtatcgagagagagagagagatgagtaCCTGTGCTGTGAGAGAGCGAGAGAGATAGAATAGCTGTGAGAGGGTGAGAGAGATAGAATAGCTGTGAGTGAGAGAGATAGAATAAATTTTGGTACTAATTTTGCCCGCCAATCTAACCCGCCTAAATATTTCGGTCAATTTGACCAAAAGTGTAACTGCTATTGTAACATATTTTAAACCGTGTTGCAATAGATTATTtgtttataatattatttaaaaagcATTAAATCACTGCAACACTTTCCTATCTTATGCAACATATTATAAAACATTGCAACAGATAAGCAACTATTTGACCTACAGCAACACTTTATGCAACAGAAATGTACTTGGGGCTTGCAATAGCCAATATATGGTGTAGTGAAtcttcacaacacaacagtatatggagcagggtttgtaaacttgccttAGTGCTACGAAGTGCACGGCCTCGGTTTTTCGGATGACAACCTATAATAAAGGTCACATTCTAGGTTAGCACCCGACTAACATCTCGGTTTAACTATGAATTCTTACCAAGTCCATCTCGAGTCTTAAGTGTACGAGTGAGAAAACGCGCGTCGAAGCATCCTTTTTACGCATTTTCTCCTTACGCGTTTTTCACTCgaacatttttaaaaaatcgaaaaatttaaattttaaccCGATTATTTTTAGTACATTTTCCTTACTTTCTTAGCTAGTTTTTCCAATTTTTCCAAAGTCTTGGAATATTTTTAAGGGTTCCAAAAATGTTCAACTTGTAGACCAATTTTCTGCAGTTTTCTTTCGTGTAAGtgttttactaaaacggtcatatcTCCTAAATCGTAAATCTCCTTGACACGTTCTTTATATGTACGTGAACTGAAATCGAGGTCTAGCTTGACATGTCCAGTGGTTTTTAATTTCCAGAACTTATATGGCCTAAACCTTTTGTTCAACCAGTTCATGTGCAATCAAAGTCTCAAATCCACAACAACATCAAATCCTTGAGGTTTTTATCCCTCAATCTCGTACCAACAGTCAAACTCACCAATATTCATTTTATTAACATGTATTTCAGTTCATATTAATCAACATCCAAAAGTCACATCTTTAAAATAAGCATTACTCATCAAGATTCCATCTTTTCAAGAATTCAACATAACAACACTCATCTCAACATCAATCTCAAAACCCATCCAAGAAATCTTTAAAAGTAAGAGTTTATAACTTCTTGAGTACAATGAATGCTAGAACTATATTTTCTAGGGCGTTTATGGCTTGGATGATGCTTATAGGGGGTAGATCCTTCAAAACCTAAGCCAAGAAAACAAAGTTAATTTTTGGATTTACTATTTATCACCAactttgagcaaggatttgactatgctacAACAGTAATCCAATGGCCATGAAATTTTTCTCGAACCTTGTAAATGATATGAGGAAgctttggttaaaatttggtgatttttaaTGCCTATAACCTGAGATATGGATTTTTATTCATTTGTGGTTTTTGCTGGGCAATTTCCATACAGCTCTACAAAGATATAAAAAACGGAGGGCCTTACACTGCTTAAGTGGAGAAGTCATGTGAGATAAGAAATATAGAtattagatataattgatgatatcagcagaaactatcagaagttcatattaggacttatatcagcatttactaaagagtgacgtcatcaatacttatatcagtacttgatgatcagcagatgATGTCATCGAGATTTGTCACTTTAGTAGATATTCAATATGGAAAAGGAAAGCAGGAATTCAATgtggtgaaggactttatcttaGAAGAAATTATACATGGATATGTTTCCTTAttataatagaatatgattctttatttgattgtgtagttgtgctctatataaagcacagattaggttcatgctataagcattgcgaacattgtcattcgcataacctagaagctctcaagcACAATTGTccatcctttcgagagagtacgtttcTAATCaatttttatctgttaatataaaaattgttgatactgttgaagctttgtcgaattaattgcataaactgtattcaccccccatCTATAATTGATTACAGGCCTAataattggtattagagcttgctgttaacatacaaacagtttaagatctaaaaatCAATCTACAATGTCAGACAAAAAAAGAACCACAAACCCCAGCCACATCAGAGAttagcagcaacatgagtaggtatgatgcaatcaaggtgccaatcctgaagatacatgaatatccaatctggaaagtcaggatggccatgtgtttggaagccacggatcctgaatatctaaacaggatttatgatggtcctcataaaccaacgAAGGTATCTATTTctgttgcaggagaaccagagaagatggttgacaaagacaggaaggactatactcgtgaagatctttcatctattatgaaggatgctaaggtcaaACACATCTTAAacagcagtcttgatagtgttatgcCCAATAAGGTTATTGGATGTAAGTGATAAGTGGATTTcatatctacttggaacgcttcattacaagcttaagttggtgttttggactcaagttattggtatttttgatgtatttttgtgttattgcttTACATGCATTAGTTGGATGAATAAAtgagcttttcaaggaaatatgctgaaaggAAGTCAGGTTCTGAATTTAAGACCATTATCATGTTGAAGAGCATCTCGATAGCTTCGTATGGACTATTGGATCGCCAAATTCTGACAGACGGAACTCAAACTGCAGCGAGAACAAGAAATGGAGCCAAAGTACATATGTGTGGCGCACCCGTGCGGAAGGCGGGGCGGCCACGCCAGAGTTACAGGAAGCATGCGCGCCCACTTTGAAAAGACGTTTTAAATAACAAGGAGCCAAGGGAGAGCATTGAGAAGACCTAGAGAGTACAAGACGACTatggagaagaagacttttgtattcttcaatataATTGATACTTAAACCCTAGTCCTCTTATATTCTTTAATATCATGCTTTCATtagaacccatggtgacgatgagttcgattatgaactagtCGTTGTTATgggattctaacggatttatttatggatttcaatatttaattattttattatcctttgtgtgtggtgatttatgatttcctagtttggttgtgcttattcgtctttgatgcgtagctagCATCTAAGATTGTTTGAAAATCACTATTGAAGCAAAtttgaatatagaggtttagaacttgccatgctagcataggtttatgtatgaattaaaatgcataattcgtgggtaattttaaccatcttattcaccctatgtaatcatgataggtAACTTGCTCTTAAACTATTATGTTTTTaatctttatagacatatagggactaagcataattggtgtatattcaacttctatctaaattctggatgtttgatagtagggtatacgtataatgaaagttagcgtatactagtttcgtgttatctgattagttgtcatcaccatcacatgctaaggataaagacataaactttaaatgaagtatttaataaagttagaaacCCATGTTTATTTTCATATTAGTAATTCAatcttaattctcttagttaatgttaattagtataatctcttagttaaataaaactcaatttgttacttgtcttagtaTTGAACGATAACCATTCATTGTTGCATAGATGCgtaatctgaacttaacctaaaccgattctctgtgggaacgaacttgacttatatcttatactacttgtgatcacaTGCGCTTGTGTGTATTTTTGCATGTGTTTTAGTGCGAACAAGTTTTCGGCGCCGCTGCCGGTGACTTCtgtgttaaatttagtttatgtgcttgacatcagtggtcgttaaagttcactgactcggatattttacttacttgtttacTTTGTTTGTGTTTCGGGTACTTTAGAAAGTGTGTATGTAAACGCGTTCTCGATCTCATAAGGAAACACTGAACGAAGTTGAGTTAGTTAAAGGagtttttgaagaagttgagaaagttgaagaagaagttttTATTGCGATGGGAGAACCATCAGCGAATacgaaagctttgatggattattctcaaccgaagattaatgatattcagtctagcattgtcagaccataCATTgcggctaatacctttgaaatcaagtctagcACAATTCAAATGGTGCAAAATTCAGTTCAGTTTGGAGGTTCTCCAacagaagatcccaacatgcacattagagatttcatcgatatctgtgacactttcaagttcaacaatgtttctgaagatgctgtgaagctgaggcttttcccattctttttgagggataaagctaagtgctagTTGCAGTCTCTACCACcaggttctatcactacttgggaggatcttgctcagaagtatcttactaaattcttccctatgacAAAGAGAGCTGCAATCAGGaacgctcttactcaatttacgcagcaatcgggagaatctttgtgtgaggcttgggagtgctacaaggagatgcttaggaagtgtcctcattatggcatgcctgattggatgattatcaattgcttttataatggtttgggagcgcagtccagacccatgctcgatgcagcatcatgTGGAGCCTTATAGGCTAAGAGCTAGaatgaagcttatgagctaattgaattgatggctgctaatgaatatcagaacCCGACTCAGAGACTACCTTAAGGTAAGGTAGCAGGAATTCGAGAGGTAGATACAACTACGGCTATAGCTACTCAACTAAAGGCGTTAATGATTAAAGTGGATTATTTGGCTAACTATGGAGTTAATCCGATCattagtgtctgtgagctttgtgcaggtgcGCATGAGATGGAGCagtgtgctatatctagtgaatcgaCTCAGTTTGTGAgaaactttcagaggtcgcagtaaccagttcctgccacttatcatcctaacaaccgcaaccatcctaacttcagctggagcaataatcagaatacGGTGCAACAGCCTTATCGGAAGTTTGGAGCAAAGTAatttaaccctcctggttttcaacaatattatgcaccaagacaacaactccaacttcaacagcAATCATATGGAAATGCCGGACAATCtactaatgaaaaatctgaattggaggagttgaggttaatgtgcaaaagccaagcggtttctatcaagactctgtagaatcaaatagggcaaattgccaatgcttTGTTGAACCGTCAACCAAGAACTCTTCCTAGTGATATAGAAgctaatccaggcaagagggaagtcaaGGAGAAGTTGAAggcaatcacattgaggtctgACAAGGTCGcgagcccccaaattcagcaagatgaaaATTCTATTCAGAATACAGGTGCATCTGCACCTTTGCCAATTCTTGAAAATGAGATTGTAGCTGAAAAAGTTATAcagaaggatgccgaggtggaaccgAAGAAGAAAATTGTTGAAAGCAATCCTtctgagggtaatacaagggaTAAATAGGTCTACCCACCTCTGCCATATCCTAAAAGGTTTAAGAAGCAGAAGTTTGATAAGCAGTTTGCCAAATttttggaagttttcaagaagttgcacattaacataccttttgaTGAAGATCTAGAACAAATGCCGAGCTACACTAAATTCATTAAGGGTATTCTATCTCGAaagctaaaacttgaggagttAGAAACCGTTGCtttaacggaagagtgcagtaaTGTGCTACAACATAAACTACCtcctaagcttaaagatccaggaagcttcacgataacttgcaccattggaaatctgtcatttgacaagtgtttgtgtgacttgggagttggcatcaatctgatgcccttgtccaTTTTCAAGAACCTTggactacctgatccaaaacctgtgAGCATGTCTTTGCAACTGGCTGATCGTTCCATCACCTATCAACGAGGAGTAGTGGAAGGtatcttggttaaggtggataagctcatcttcccAGCTGGTTTCGTCATTCtagactttgaggaggataagaagattcccattatcttgggaagaccattcttagctacggGCCGAACTCTTATCGATGTGTAAAAAGGTGAATTTACCATGAGAGTTCAGGGTCAGGATGTTACGTTCAATGTCTTCAATACAATGAATTCTTTACTGATGAAGAGGAGTGTTTTAAAGTAGAGTTGGTCAATTTCGTAGTGACTTTGgagcttgatcaattgctaaggactgacgccttagagagagccttaacgggggattttgatagtgaagatgaagaaggggaAGAGCAGATGCAGTATTTGAATGCATTCCCATGGAAGAGAAAGTTGGATTTACCGGTAGATTCTCTTGGTTTGAAAGAGCTGAAAAATTCTCCAAagcgtctcaagccatctattgaagaagctcctaCAATTGAGCTCAAACCACTTCCTGATCACTTGAGGTATgtatttttaggtgatgcatctacttttcctgttattattgtatctgacctttcaggaagTAATGAAGataagctcttgagaattctgagagagtttaaatcagcaattggatggattatagcagatatcaagggaatcaacccttcttattgcatgaaTAAAATTCTGCTCGAGGAAGGAAGCAATCCTACTGTTGAGCGACAAAGGAGGCTAAATCCTATCATGAAGAAGgttgtgaagaaagaaattcttaaatggctagatgcaggaatcatttatcctaaatctgacagttcatgggtgagccaGTGCAATCTGTGCCTAAGAAATGAGGCATTATCGTGGTagataatgagaagaatgagctcatcccttATCGGATAGTCACGggatggagagtttgcatggattatcgaaagctaaataaggccactaggaaggatcacttcccacTTCCATTgattgatcagatgcttgacaggttgactggtcatgagtactattgtcttctggatggatattcgggctataatcagatttgcattgcttcagaagatcaggagaagaccacatttacttgtccatttggcacattcaCTTTCCATCGAGTCTCTTTCGGACTTTATGGTGCACCTGCTACTTTTCAAAGATGCATGATGACCATTTTCTCAAATATGATTCACactaatgtggaggtgttcatggatgactttttCGTGTTAGGGACTTCTTATGACGAATGCTTGCATAATCTTGGTTTAGTGCTGAAaagatgtgttgagaccaatctggtgctcaattgggaaaaatgtcacttcatggtgtaacagggtatcattcttgggcacaaggtatctagcaagggtcttgaggtggatatggccaaggtgggggtcattgaaaatcttcctccgcCAATCTCAGTTAAAGGAGTTCGCAGTTTTATTGGTCATGCTGGTTTTTATCTGCGATTCATTAAAGATTTCTCCAAAATCTCTAAACTTTAATGCAATTTGCTGGAAAAGGATGTCCCCTTCAAATTTGATGAAGAGTGTCTAGTTGCTTTTgagatcttgaagaagagtttaacTATAACACCTGTAATTACCatacctgattggaatgagcccttcgagatgatgtgtgatgctagtgactatgcagttggagcagttcttggccAGAGGAAGCAGAACATTTTCAATatggtttactatgctagtaagacccttaatggtgctcagctgaattacactactacagaTAAGGAGTAGCTGTCAATTGTCTATGATTTTGAAGAATTTCggtcttatttgcttgggacaaaggtgacagtttaCACCGATCATGTTGATATTCGATATCTGATctcgaagaaagattcaaaacctcgcttgattcgatggattctcttacttcaggaattcgAGCTGCAAATCAAGGATCGGAAAGGTACAGAGAATCAGGTAGCTGATCATCTATCATGCTTGGAAGATCAAGGCAAGGATTCaatggataagacattgatcaatgaatcttttcccgatgagTAACTTGTTGGGGTGCAAGAAGAATTACCATGGTTtgtagacattgtgaactatcttgtgagtaatgttATTCCCTCAGAACTCTCTTATACTTAAAggaagtttctacatgaggtgaagtggtatcgCTGGGGTGAACCTTTCTTATTTGGATATGGAGCTGACCAGATTATCAGCGATGCATTCCTTATAGTGAGACATAGGGAATTCTATGAGACTATCATTCTACTAtgtatggtggacattatggtggagagaagacagctGCCCGTATctttcaagcaggattcttctggcctactttatttaaggatgctcatcagttcgttttgagaTGTGATCGCTGCTAACGAGTTGGTAATATATCCAAGAGAGacgagatgcctcttaatgtgatGCTCGAATTTGAGattttcgatgtttggggaatcgatttcatggggccatttgtctcatcctgcaacaATCAGTATATTCTGTTGGTAGTTGATTAAGTGTCCAAATGGGTCGAGGTGAAAGCTTTACCAACCAATGATGCTAAGGTGGCGATTAACTTCCTTCATAAGCATATATTCACGCATTTCGatactccaagagtcataataaCTGACtagggatcgcatttctgcaatcgcaagttcactttATTGATGGAAAAGTATCACGTGAATCATCGTATTACCACAGCTTACCATCCTTAAACTAATAggcaagctgaagtgtctaattgGGAGATTAAATGTATCTTGGAGAATGTGGTGCGTCCATCATAAAAAGATAGGTCTTTGAAGCTAGATcaagctgtttgggcatatagaacaacatTCAAGACTCCTCTTGGTATGTCTCATTTCTAGTTGATATATGGGAAGGTGTGTCATTTGCCTGCGGAGTTAGaacataaagcatattgggctttgaagaagctaAATCTTGACATGGAATCTGCTGGAGAGAAAATAATGCTTCAACTAAATGAACTCGAGGAGTTTCGACTACAggcttatgagaataacaaagtgtacaaggagaaagtcaagagatgGTATGATAGGAAATTAGTGCGCAAGTCTTTTGTTCCCAGTCAGAAAGTTCTATTGtacaactctcgtctccgactttttcccgGAAAGCttaagtcgaggtggtcagggccattcatggttaaaactgtgtttccacatggagctgtggagatttaTGATACGCATCCAAATCAAGTGTTCAAGGTGAATGggcagagattgaagcattactatggagataCGGTGAACCGCGAGGTGGTGAACACCGTTCTTTTAACAACTTGATTCAGGTATTCACGTCAAGCTAGCAACGTAAACCAAGCACTTCGTGAGAGGCAACCCATATTTGTTGTATAGTAGGTTCGATAAGAAATAAAAAATTTTGATTTTCCAGGAGCTCTCGGCGTGGCCGCGCAGAGATGCGGGGCGGCCGTGCAGAAGATCTGAAGAAACAAATATATagaaaaacataaaaaacaaCACAAAAACAACCCCAACCCGCTTTTAACCTTTTTTTTTACCCTAATTCTTATTTCTACACACTCCTTTCCCAAATCCATCTTtgccctatatatacatacatctatCACATATCTTTCAATTCTAAAACCCTAGTTTTTCATATTCATTACTTACACACAAAATCTCTATTAATTCTAATGGCAGCCAAAAGATCGAGAGTCATGGTTAGTAGCAGCTCTAGTGATTCAAGTTCCGGTGGAGCGAAAAATAGGTTTTCTTATCCGGATGCTCAAGTTGAGTTTACGAGATTGTTGTCCAAATCAGTTGCTAAGGAGAAGGGTTTCTTACCCAGTGCGAGAGATGGAAAGCTCTTGGAGATGATTACGGAGATGGGTTGGTAGACTTTCTGTGAGGCTCCTGCCACTGTCCCGATGAGCATCGTGCACGAGTTCTACGTGAATGCTTGAGCGGACAGGACTGGGTTTTCTGTGGTTCGTGGATTGATGGTGGATTACACACCGGAGGCTATTCGTCGAGTCATTAATCAACCCGTGAGAAAGCCGATGCAAGAGGATTGGGTGAGCAAGTCGAGGGAGGATTTTGATTTTGATTATATTGTGGTTGAGTTGTGTGTTCCGGAAACACAGTGGAAGTGCAAGAAGGGCACGAATGAGCCGCTCACTTTTCCGGCTGCATGCATTAACAAGTATACTCAGGCATGGAATGCTTTTGTGTGTGCAAATATTATACCTTCTTTACATCAGCATGATGTTACTGTTGATCGTCCTATTCTACTttgggggatcttgaatgaggagtatgTGGATCTCGGCCAGGTGATATATCAGAATATGCTGCAATTTTTGCAAAGCAGGACATCGGGGACGATTCTTCATGCCTCTATTGTGACGAAGCTTTATGTTTTGGTGGGTGTTCGTTGGCCAAAGTTGGAGCAGTTGTAGATGGTGAGCGGTCCTATTGATAGCTCCACGATCTCAGTCATGCAGGAATGTATGGTGGAAAGGCTGATAAGAAGGGTCTGGGTTACAGTTATGATCATTTTCCCGATGGCCAGGCAGCCGATCAGACTTATGCTAGTAGATCTTCTCAGGCTAGGCGTGCAGCTTGGAGAGCCACTCGTGGAGAGGCTAGTTCTTCGCGTGCTCAGTAGGAGGCAGGGGATGGTAATGGGCTTGGCGATGCGCAGTTCAAGAGATTGGCCAGACGCATTGTAATAtatgggatatatcgtgtaattactttgcaaataaataaatattatgcatgttcaatATTAATtctttgaattatttgttaagtggtatatgtgtttggatgtttaaaaataatataaattgagtattttaatttttatatgtccaaaataaaatatagataattgtcatatcttcctatttatttttatcttgatttatgattttataggaaatttatggattttataaattctttttccgagtatttataaactatttaatTTAATCGGGAACCAGCTGACGTT
This sequence is a window from Apium graveolens cultivar Ventura chromosome 9, ASM990537v1, whole genome shotgun sequence. Protein-coding genes within it:
- the LOC141685878 gene encoding uncharacterized protein LOC141685878; protein product: MDVEGEKWVTLPRYSDKYRMGVKAFITNAFSEYASGNELKCPCRKCSNRYWYGESVIKEHLICNGVCPQSTEWIYEVSNHKNNDVDDNMDSDIGMGLADELEAMIRNTYENCNNDSEHGVRKGLDDDAKKFYRLVEEGGQPLYPECLKFTRLSFIVRLYQLKCIHGFSESAFSDLLKLIKEVFPNCNVPSSFNAAKGMIKDLGLDYQKIHACPNDCMLFWGENEKLDFCKTCEASRWREVENKDTGSEKNNVSKEHKIPVKVMRYFPLKPRLQRMFLNTELSRLMTWHALARKRDGRLRHPADGLGWKSMDAKYPDFAGEIRNVRLGLASDGFNPYRSMSNSHSTWPVILVNYNLPPWLIMKPEYIILSTLIPGPIQPGNDIDVYMQPLIAELNELWEVGIQTYDARRDSTFQLHASLLWTISDFPGYGVLSGWSTKGHLACPSCHYQTSSTYLKHSRKVVYLNHRKFLPPNHKWRSDKRRFNGEVEMGESPEMLTGIEEKAENKIEPKEPAPSDLVYVETRKRKPGRKYKTTIPTDDKDENGHAQHDIEDGSHGANNSAHTEKKSKKPAHGPNWLIGRSGRTRKTVKLDVPAFSQSSSASIDVADLKKSIKEELLTEMQEIIDKKVREKLSKVIGRLGDIVPDFNDIAVQELYSDVDEGQSEGGEDINAQ